In Pseudomonas fluorescens, a genomic segment contains:
- a CDS encoding pyridoxamine 5'-phosphate oxidase family protein: MNPNEQSPWHAGERQIQASAGAAERMAVIGPKVIRDHLPEQHRDFYPLLPYLILGVVDEHGIPWATMLEGAPGFAHSPDPHTLQIDSLPSASDPARAALHSDAAVGLLGIDLNTRRRNRMNGRIGALDHDGFSVNVVHTFGNCPKYIQLRPVDSIARKPGCMAEHANHLDDAARVMIRNADTFFVASYVDADGERSVDVSHRGGNTGFVRVEGNVLTIPDFAGNLFFNTLGNLAANPVAGLLFIDFASGDVMQLAGRTSLILGGPEVDEFDGAQRLWTVTVEHVIRRPAALALRWRFAEFSPFSLAMGRR, encoded by the coding sequence ATGAACCCGAACGAACAGTCCCCCTGGCATGCCGGTGAACGGCAGATACAGGCAAGTGCCGGCGCCGCCGAACGCATGGCCGTGATCGGGCCGAAGGTGATTCGCGATCATTTGCCGGAGCAGCATCGGGATTTCTATCCCTTGCTGCCGTACCTGATACTCGGTGTGGTGGATGAGCACGGCATTCCCTGGGCGACGATGCTCGAAGGCGCTCCGGGGTTTGCCCATTCACCCGACCCCCACACCTTGCAGATCGATAGCCTGCCCAGTGCAAGCGACCCCGCCAGGGCCGCTTTGCACAGCGATGCTGCTGTGGGCTTGCTGGGCATCGACCTCAATACCCGTCGACGCAATCGCATGAACGGGCGAATCGGTGCCCTGGATCACGACGGTTTCTCCGTCAACGTGGTGCACACCTTCGGCAACTGCCCCAAGTACATCCAGCTGCGGCCCGTCGATTCAATCGCGCGTAAACCCGGTTGCATGGCCGAGCACGCCAACCACCTGGATGATGCCGCCCGCGTGATGATCCGCAACGCCGACACCTTCTTCGTTGCCAGCTACGTGGATGCGGACGGCGAACGCTCGGTGGACGTTTCCCATCGTGGCGGCAACACCGGGTTCGTGCGGGTCGAAGGCAATGTGCTGACCATCCCCGACTTTGCCGGCAATCTGTTCTTCAATACCTTGGGCAACCTTGCGGCCAACCCCGTGGCGGGCCTGTTGTTCATCGATTTTGCATCAGGTGATGTGATGCAACTGGCCGGTCGCACTTCGCTGATACTCGGCGGCCCGGAAGTCGACGAGTTCGACGGTGCACAGCGGTTGTGGACGGTGACCGTGGAGCATGTCATTCGCCGCCCGGCGGCGTTGGCATTGAGGTGGCGGTTTGCGGAGTTTTCACCGTTCAGCCTGGCGATGGGCCGTCGGTAG
- a CDS encoding helix-turn-helix transcriptional regulator, producing MSLPRRINTMENPVFYAELGELIATSGHAAFAAHLWQLVDQWVPIHGAELNEWTLDEQHGRVLDIQRLGRAGQRNELSPAHTLPPLNEHPLLRDMLDMQDPLLIQIRARADRSHQCSLVSRQGDRRYVISLYRPPAQRGFSLAELSFLKCLSDTLLPLMERHAQLLRQAAPPEREPAHTLLEHSQLQREFDKRLSLSDITLSAREQQVCLGLLTGGTVPQMAEQLSVKNSSVETYLKRAAAKLGVSGRHGLAKWMIGA from the coding sequence ATGAGTCTGCCGCGCCGTATCAACACCATGGAGAACCCGGTTTTTTACGCCGAATTGGGCGAGTTGATCGCAACCAGCGGCCACGCCGCATTCGCCGCCCATCTGTGGCAGTTGGTGGACCAGTGGGTACCGATCCACGGTGCCGAGCTCAATGAATGGACCCTCGACGAACAGCACGGCCGCGTGCTCGACATCCAGCGATTGGGCCGCGCCGGGCAGAGAAATGAGCTTTCTCCCGCCCACACCCTGCCCCCACTGAACGAGCATCCGCTGCTGCGGGACATGCTCGACATGCAGGACCCATTGCTGATCCAGATAAGGGCCCGCGCCGACCGCTCGCACCAGTGCAGCCTGGTGTCGCGCCAGGGTGATCGACGCTATGTGATTTCGTTGTACCGTCCACCGGCCCAGCGCGGATTTTCCCTGGCCGAGCTGTCGTTTCTCAAGTGCCTGTCAGACACCCTGTTACCGCTGATGGAGCGGCATGCACAATTGCTGCGCCAGGCTGCGCCCCCCGAGCGCGAACCGGCGCACACCCTGCTGGAACACTCGCAGTTGCAGCGCGAGTTCGACAAGCGCCTTTCCCTCAGCGATATCACCCTATCGGCCCGTGAGCAGCAGGTGTGTCTCGGCCTGTTGACCGGCGGCACCGTGCCGCAAATGGCAGAACAGCTCAGCGTGAAAAACAGCTCGGTCGAAACCTACCTCAAGCGCGCCGCCGCCAAGCTGGGCGTCAGTGGCCGGCACGGGTTGGCGAAATGGATGATCGGCGCCTGA
- a CDS encoding McbB family protein → MNISIPNYEILNFETESLVISDMGVSKVHSQPLLKALRQLKLSSWMTKDEVDEVLSENGLEADSAFEFLKGIIPFRSVEEIYFEKTVIVHSLRKRRCFEKIFRQQLSGILEFKEFSGDVVESVRGSRCFVVLVCQFYDYNSIKKLHFELAKASPQSAISVCWPMGGFFCIGQPYIAEIGNPCHFCTVDRLANDQSVKHSKNNWASVLAFCKDKHVSIPFKALSLYQEMIVIGAIIRKVKFFTEIGVARKYQDDILYVTYLQLSDGRIFEESNSHWYMCDCLGAAV, encoded by the coding sequence ATGAATATAAGTATACCTAACTATGAAATCTTGAATTTCGAAACGGAAAGCTTAGTCATATCTGACATGGGCGTCTCAAAGGTACATTCGCAGCCACTGCTGAAAGCACTTCGGCAGCTTAAGTTGTCGAGTTGGATGACGAAGGATGAAGTTGACGAGGTGCTATCTGAAAATGGTTTGGAGGCTGACAGTGCATTTGAGTTTTTGAAGGGGATTATTCCATTTAGATCGGTTGAGGAAATATATTTCGAAAAGACGGTAATCGTGCATTCTCTGAGGAAGAGGAGGTGCTTTGAAAAGATTTTCAGGCAGCAGTTGTCTGGGATTTTAGAGTTTAAAGAGTTTTCAGGTGACGTAGTTGAATCCGTTAGGGGAAGCCGATGCTTTGTGGTGTTGGTGTGTCAATTTTATGACTATAACTCTATTAAGAAGCTGCATTTTGAGCTGGCGAAAGCTTCACCGCAAAGTGCTATTAGCGTTTGTTGGCCGATGGGCGGTTTTTTTTGTATAGGGCAGCCTTATATCGCAGAAATAGGAAATCCTTGCCATTTTTGCACCGTTGACAGACTGGCCAATGATCAGTCTGTTAAGCATTCTAAGAATAATTGGGCGAGCGTTCTGGCATTTTGTAAGGATAAACATGTAAGTATCCCTTTCAAGGCGCTAAGTCTTTATCAAGAAATGATTGTAATCGGCGCTATAATTAGGAAGGTTAAGTTTTTCACTGAGATTGGTGTGGCGCGTAAATATCAGGATGATATTTTATATGTAACATATCTCCAGTTAAGCGATGGGAGGATTTTCGAGGAGTCGAACTCGCACTGGTATATGTGTGATTGCTTGGGGGCGGCAGTATGA
- a CDS encoding SagB/ThcOx family dehydrogenase produces MSVYDEVLEFHSKGNFTIHKAFQEHTSLHFLDERCLAQLTGNELVLYPDMDLTVELKISAENREGLLRRNESCDRFVSGALEFAQVEKLISPLLSMNAHTYKRGYPSGGALYPAEVFLCSLSEEPSTWPGAGKILHLLPKSRKFEVMQVETDLEELKAAILAPPNNIGSPSLALIYVVYMPKSVFKYRYRGYRMALMEIGSIYMLVELQAKSMGLACRLWSAYTDSMLCKILGLNPALFFPMCVHFIGVQHESY; encoded by the coding sequence ATGTCAGTCTATGATGAAGTGCTCGAATTTCATAGTAAGGGAAATTTTACGATTCATAAAGCATTTCAAGAACATACCAGTTTGCATTTTTTAGATGAGAGATGCCTTGCACAATTAACAGGGAATGAACTGGTTCTCTATCCTGATATGGATTTGACAGTTGAATTAAAAATCTCCGCTGAAAATAGAGAAGGGTTGCTACGTCGAAATGAATCTTGTGATCGATTTGTATCGGGGGCGTTAGAGTTTGCACAGGTCGAAAAATTAATTAGTCCGTTGCTGTCAATGAATGCGCATACTTACAAGAGAGGCTATCCAAGTGGTGGGGCACTTTACCCCGCCGAAGTTTTCCTTTGTTCGCTTTCTGAGGAGCCTAGTACTTGGCCAGGTGCGGGAAAGATTTTGCATCTACTCCCAAAGTCTAGAAAGTTTGAAGTGATGCAGGTTGAGACCGATCTTGAAGAACTCAAAGCCGCCATACTAGCTCCCCCCAATAATATTGGTAGTCCCAGCTTGGCACTGATTTATGTTGTCTATATGCCGAAGAGCGTGTTCAAGTATCGGTATCGTGGCTACCGAATGGCGCTCATGGAAATTGGTTCGATCTACATGTTGGTGGAACTCCAAGCTAAATCTATGGGGTTGGCATGCCGACTTTGGTCGGCGTATACGGACTCTATGCTTTGTAAGATTTTGGGTTTAAATCCCGCCTTGTTCTTTCCTATGTGTGTTCACTTTATAGGTGTGCAGCATGAAAGTTATTAA
- a CDS encoding YcaO-like family protein, with protein sequence MKVINSMQKPDLPGSLLFQPAGLLALPNSVEVSDALSVNGSGVGEGSNSIKTALGEYFERRHFYREILSSKQGFLNESLRDAEVDSFVGAFIQTASKSVSIREVENHKFTLSKVVRALDFSTCFIPTICISLSSHRLEDDNFIYPLRDTCGCSFHWCPNFAFLGAVKEYLERQFLVKFWLTKKCHSIVPPGRAFELLSQKKIRHLYNALISAGELSIFDISDIRFPGVCILVVYGRNKGGHHVNYCAGMSYAAMAGDALEKSILELWQTYRFMDLFKAIGSDEEKVEDYYLRYFLSCNVYETYRDITDVQVVAEEKRDASRAGFTLSGFLSVLNDQGILGYFYARHSMVNGVGCVFSKYVSPDLFLHMNNSKNINFSNKYSKEFAGAILQSRLEKMVPFP encoded by the coding sequence ATGAAAGTTATTAATTCTATGCAGAAGCCAGATCTGCCTGGATCATTGCTGTTTCAGCCCGCAGGATTGCTAGCGTTACCAAATTCTGTAGAGGTGTCCGACGCCCTGTCGGTCAATGGGTCAGGCGTGGGAGAAGGTTCGAACTCAATCAAAACGGCGTTAGGTGAGTATTTTGAACGTCGTCATTTTTACAGAGAGATTCTTTCGAGTAAGCAGGGGTTTCTCAATGAGTCGTTGAGGGATGCGGAAGTTGATAGCTTTGTCGGTGCTTTTATCCAGACAGCGTCTAAAAGCGTATCTATTCGAGAGGTTGAAAATCATAAATTTACTTTGAGTAAGGTGGTGAGAGCTCTAGATTTTTCTACATGCTTCATTCCTACTATTTGTATTTCTCTTTCTTCGCATAGACTCGAGGATGATAACTTCATTTATCCTCTAAGGGATACCTGTGGATGTAGTTTTCATTGGTGTCCAAACTTTGCATTTCTAGGTGCGGTAAAGGAGTACCTTGAACGGCAATTCCTTGTCAAGTTTTGGTTGACAAAAAAATGTCACTCCATAGTGCCCCCAGGTCGAGCGTTCGAACTATTGTCGCAAAAAAAAATCAGGCATTTATACAACGCTCTCATCTCTGCTGGAGAGCTCTCGATTTTTGATATTTCTGACATTCGGTTTCCGGGTGTTTGTATATTGGTTGTCTATGGCCGAAACAAGGGGGGGCATCATGTGAACTATTGTGCAGGGATGTCCTATGCAGCGATGGCTGGCGATGCACTGGAAAAATCAATACTTGAACTATGGCAAACTTATCGATTTATGGATTTGTTTAAGGCTATCGGTTCTGATGAAGAGAAGGTTGAGGATTATTATCTGCGATATTTTCTGAGTTGCAATGTGTATGAGACGTATCGGGATATCACTGATGTACAGGTTGTTGCTGAGGAAAAGAGAGATGCCTCACGAGCAGGTTTTACGTTGTCCGGCTTTTTGTCCGTTTTAAATGATCAGGGTATTTTAGGTTATTTTTATGCAAGACATTCTATGGTTAATGGTGTTGGTTGTGTTTTCAGTAAGTATGTTTCGCCCGATCTTTTCCTTCATATGAATAATTCGAAGAATATAAATTTTTCCAATAAATACTCCAAGGAGTTTGCGGGCGCGATACTGCAGTCTCGCTTGGAAAAAATGGTGCCGTTTCCATGA
- a CDS encoding ABC transporter permease, whose translation MRYYPLLKPLLLAGLFIKEQLKEPVALFWIVISPAVTFYLIAYARVGEGTLSQRYLDNTSWFYAFVSSSVALFGLAFYIVGRRESGFLRSFVYTRRTKTIFLLGQFFAYSVMSVIYCSVFYVFTRNYFGVMDVTEFFVVLGRFYICFLLFSVPSLLLTLIPMGFQNTNTVFSIFSFLMLVLGVVSANASHRVFEVIRYFNPMWWANQIMSLGVAECAFLVRVVVCLFVISFLMLIRFLLINPVWSRY comes from the coding sequence ATGAGATATTACCCCTTGCTTAAGCCATTATTGTTGGCGGGTCTATTTATTAAAGAACAGTTAAAAGAGCCCGTGGCTTTATTTTGGATCGTTATATCCCCGGCGGTTACGTTCTATTTGATCGCCTATGCCAGGGTGGGGGAGGGTACGCTGTCTCAGCGTTATCTGGATAATACCTCGTGGTTTTATGCGTTCGTATCGTCGAGTGTTGCTCTGTTTGGCTTGGCATTTTATATAGTGGGGAGAAGGGAGAGTGGGTTTCTACGATCCTTTGTCTATACGCGGCGCACAAAAACAATCTTTCTTTTGGGGCAGTTTTTTGCCTATTCTGTAATGTCGGTTATCTATTGTTCTGTTTTTTATGTGTTCACGAGAAACTATTTTGGCGTAATGGACGTTACAGAGTTTTTTGTTGTGCTTGGGCGGTTTTATATCTGCTTTCTCTTGTTTTCCGTACCTTCGCTTCTGCTGACGTTGATTCCAATGGGGTTTCAAAATACAAATACGGTTTTTTCTATATTTTCATTCCTGATGCTGGTGCTGGGAGTTGTCAGCGCGAACGCCTCTCATCGCGTGTTTGAAGTGATCCGCTATTTTAATCCGATGTGGTGGGCAAACCAGATAATGTCACTGGGGGTCGCTGAATGCGCATTCCTCGTTAGGGTGGTTGTTTGCCTTTTTGTTATTTCGTTTTTGATGTTGATCCGTTTTTTACTTATTAACCCAGTGTGGAGTCGCTATTGA
- a CDS encoding AAA family ATPase, whose product MRRLIVKSLGIGYAQHVVLEDASLTVGPGSISGLLGPNGSGKTTFFDAVCCLKKANSGEISNSFSKLLYLSQIITTPPVLRMFDVFKMMMLFCSDTQVTQKHALEKIEKWSPGIAERYCEIWEKKSSLCSYGEKRWFFTLSLLSVNADLVILDEPTAGVDPEFRYHIWKCLEGAAAEGVAILVSSHNVDEIVAHCDDFYMLSQRRFNRFTDAEGFMNAYDAASLDEAFIHAASLPKG is encoded by the coding sequence ATGAGACGGCTTATCGTAAAATCACTGGGTATCGGATATGCGCAGCATGTGGTGCTTGAAGACGCCTCGTTGACGGTCGGTCCCGGTTCAATTTCAGGCTTGTTGGGACCTAATGGTTCTGGAAAAACGACTTTTTTTGACGCGGTGTGTTGTCTGAAAAAAGCCAATTCCGGTGAGATATCCAATTCGTTCTCGAAGTTGCTTTATCTATCACAAATCATTACGACGCCGCCGGTGCTGCGAATGTTTGATGTTTTTAAAATGATGATGCTTTTTTGTTCTGATACACAGGTCACACAAAAGCACGCGCTGGAAAAAATTGAAAAATGGAGCCCGGGGATAGCTGAACGCTATTGTGAAATATGGGAAAAGAAATCGTCTCTTTGCAGTTACGGAGAAAAGCGATGGTTTTTTACCTTGTCCCTGCTCTCCGTTAACGCTGATCTGGTGATACTGGATGAGCCCACGGCAGGTGTGGATCCCGAGTTTCGTTATCACATCTGGAAATGCCTGGAAGGGGCTGCCGCGGAAGGTGTCGCGATTCTGGTTTCATCGCATAACGTCGATGAGATCGTTGCCCACTGCGATGACTTCTACATGCTGAGTCAGCGGCGTTTCAACCGCTTCACTGATGCTGAGGGCTTCATGAACGCCTATGACGCTGCAAGCCTGGATGAGGCGTTTATTCATGCTGCGAGCCTGCCAAAAGGTTAA